One Gemmatimonadales bacterium genomic window, AGGTTTGCGCTGACGCGGGCCCGCAGACACGGCCCGACGATACGGCTGCAGCGCAATCGCGAGGTCGCGGCGGAGCCAGGCATCCGGCGCACCTTCCCGAAAAAAGGCGTAGGCCAGCATCGATCCGCTCACCACGGCGTGAACCAAACGGGCCAGCATGCCGGCGTCGGTATCGTCCCGCAGGTCGCCGGCGCTGACCGCCTCCTCGATCCATCGCACCAGGGCTCGCCGCGTGGCCACCGCGTGATCCCGCACGTGGGCAAACATCTCCGGATCGGTCAAGTCCATCTGCAGGTACGCCAGGTGGTGTGCCAGCGTCGCCGGCGTCTCGGCCATGCCGGCTACACTCGTCGCATATGCCTCCAGCGCGCCAAGCGGCGACCCCGCGCGGGCGCGCAGGGCGTCGAGCATGGCGTCGGCCCCGCCGGCGAACCGCCCGGAAAAGGCCCGCATCAGACCCAGCTTCGACCCGAATCGCTGCACCAGGGCGCCCGCCGTAATACCTGCTTCGCGCCCGACCAGGGCCAGGGTCAGCTCGGCGGGCTCGACCCGCCCCATCACCCGATGCAGCGCGTCGAAAACGGCATCGTCCGAAACCTTGCGTGGGCGAGGACTCACCGTGTCGCCTCAGGAACCATGGGCCTTGACCATTTCTAAATAACCGTTTAGATAATAACTATATCGTTGTTTAGAATCATAACGGGAGGGGTGCCATGCCGATACGGAAGCGGGCGCGAGCACTGGTCGCAGTCGTCATGGGCGGCAGCCGAGGCGCTGGACGCGGGATTGCGCTCGCCTTGGGTGACGCGGGAGCCACGGTTTATGTCGCCGGCCGGACCACCCGGGGTGGCCCCGCTCCGCGGGATGGCGCACCCGGAACCGTCGACGACACGGCCGACGAGGTCA contains:
- a CDS encoding TetR family transcriptional regulator, translated to MSPRPRKVSDDAVFDALHRVMGRVEPAELTLALVGREAGITAGALVQRFGSKLGLMRAFSGRFAGGADAMLDALRARAGSPLGALEAYATSVAGMAETPATLAHHLAYLQMDLTDPEMFAHVRDHAVATRRALVRWIEEAVSAGDLRDDTDAGMLARLVHAVVSGSMLAYAFFREGAPDAWLRRDLAIALQPYRRAVSAGPRQRKPGRKARRPGGR